A genomic window from Schistocerca serialis cubense isolate TAMUIC-IGC-003099 chromosome 4, iqSchSeri2.2, whole genome shotgun sequence includes:
- the LOC126475248 gene encoding paired amphipathic helix protein Sin3a-like: MPTSVQLTVPSYSNSVIANGGGSPPPPPQQPSRPKSSQPQSQAQAQQPQYQRLKVEDALSYLDQVKYKFGSQPQVYNEFLDIMKEFKSQSIDTPGVIQRVSNLFKGHPELIVGFNTFLPPGYKIEVQPNNQGYTFQVSVSMPSSVIGVPATAVVPSSRPSSPTNTPVPPPSFSTVPAPAVAATSSVAPKTPPQQQLQQSPAHSISPLPDAQSAQSQPVEFGHAINYVNKIKKRFISQPEKYKRFLEILHTYQKEQKNVKDGQGHPTRHLTEAEVYAQVARLFQNQEDLLAEFGQFLPDATSHHSTVCDRLASAQTSNAGSNNKVNTGETVTPLKKNSGSGKPAHDSSVTRDSHETPVVTEHRSSTASISHVKSTPMLSPRAGSPPPKRHKTACLRDVSIAEAAKYGNLTDYAFFDKVRKALKNQEVYENFLRCLILFNEEIVSRSELVQLVTPFLGKFPELFRWFKDFVGVTKNSAAGNGSGSSSATVESIPSNVVRQDRPAGDLAMEIDYTACKRLGASYCALPKNYIQPKCSGRTALCKEVLNDTWVSFPNWSEDSTFVTSRKTQFEKYIYRCEDERFELDVVIETNAATIRVLQGVNKKLSRMSPEEAAKFHLDDCLGGFSPTIHQRAIRRIYGDKADDVIDGLKKNPTVAVPVVLRRLKAKEEEWREAQKGFNKIWREQNEKYYLKSLDHQGINFKQNDLKVLRSKSLFNEIETIYEERHDQADEGTGEVATGPHLILQYKDKSMLDDAANLLIHHVKRQTGIQSEDKQRVKQLLRQLLPDMFFHPRQEPSDDEQEDDEEDDRCKPNGDKPSSSKKNKMKGFLHAPTGPSDEAYTLFFANGNWYLFLRLHHILCERLTKIYDQAVILAAEEAKERQDRKESTAVTLRLKPKSEIDVEDYYPTFLDMVKNVLDGNMDSNAYEDTLREMFGIHAYIAFTLDKVVTYAVRQLQHIVSDSTCQKCIELLRNEAKRDGAGGPCHTAAQRAAAEQMYQRRAERLMGDEVCYKVLIYRRDCRMTIELLDNDTEEPDPPAEVEKWSTYIERFTNPGGTADQILDATSRVRSRKPVFLARNVRLWRQHSGSLAEKNRDKVNEKSSPDGEVETSKSDRGNTKEGKGKIKPNSSDDEKSPSAGGSRDKVHYADNSGEIVGGDGMQCRFNINQYRMVFVVNKENYLYKRQALRKARTSHQAVSLHLSEKFQKWLNNWVGKNVTDQQHAACKDWLLGRGDDVVSNQTRVLSNNNLNMTPYHPYNRYRVEYLETSDKK, from the coding sequence ATGCCTACCAGCGTGCAGCTGACTGTTCCATCATACAGTAACAGTGTAATAGCAAATGGAGGAGGTTCCCCACCTCCTCCACCACAGCAGCCTTCAAGACCAAAGTCCTCTCAGCCTCAGTCACAGGCGCAGGCGCAGCAGCCACAGTATCAGCGCCTAAAAGTCGAGGATGCTTTGTCTTATCTTGATCAGGTTAAATATAAGTTTGGAAGTCAGCCTCAGGTTTATAATGAATTCCTTGacataatgaaggaatttaaatcACAGAGCATCGATACTCCGGGAGTTATACAAAGAGTCTCTAATCTCTTCAAAGGGCATCCTGAACTGATTGTTGGATTTAATACATTTTTGCCACCTGGATACAAAATTGAAGTTCAACCAAACAACCAGGGCTATACGTTCCAGGTGTCTGTATCAATGCCAAGTTCAGTAATTGGTGTTCCAGCTACTGCTGTGGTTCCATCTAGTAGGCCTTCTTCCCCAACCAATACTCCAGTGCCACCCCCAAGTTTCTCTACTGTTCCTGCACCTGCAGTGGCAGCCACCAGTTCTGTTGCTCCCAAGacaccaccacagcagcagttacAGCAGTCACCTGCACACAGTATTTCTCCATTGCCAGATGCGCAGTCTGCTCAGAGTCAGCCAGTAGAATTTGGACATGCTATCAACTatgtcaacaaaataaaaaagagaTTCATCAGTCAGCCAGAGAAGTATAAAAGATTCTTGGAGATTTTACACACTTACCAGAAagaacagaagaatgtaaaagatggACAGGGTCATCCTACAAGACATCTTACAGAAGCAGAAGTGTATGCACAGGTTGCTAGGCTTTTTCAGAATCAAGAAGATCTTTTAGCTGAATTTGGCCAGTTCTTACCTGATGCGACAAGCCATCACTCGACTGTATGTGATAGACTTGCCTCTGCCCAAACCAGTAATGCTGGTAGCAACAACAAAGTGAACACAGGTGAAACTGTCACACCATTGAAGAAGAACAGTGGTTCTGGGAAACCTGCCCATGACAGTTCAGTCACGCGAGATTCACACGAGACACCTGTCGTTACAGAGCACAGGAGTAGTACCGCAAGCATTAGTCATGTCAAGTCAACACCCATGTTGTCACCACGTGCAGGAAGTCCACCTCCCAAGAGACACAAGACAGCATGTTTGAGAGATGTGTCAATTGcagaagctgcaaaatatggaaacCTTACAGATTATGCCTTTTTTGATAAAGTGAGGAAAGCTTTAAAAAACCAAGAAGTATATGAAAATTTTTTAAGGTGTCTTATATTGTTCAATGAAGAGATCGTTTCTCGTTCAGAATTGGTGCAGCTGGTAACACCTTTCTTGGGGAAATTTCCAGAACTGTTCCGTTGGTTCAAAGATTTTGTAGGAGTCACAAAAAATTCAGCAGCAGGTAATGGCTCTGGCAGCAGTTCAGCTACTGTTGAATCTATTCCGAGTAATGTTGTCCGACAAGACAGACCTGCAGGTGACCTGGCAATGGAAATAGACTACACAGCATGCAAAAGATTGGGTGCGAGCTACTGTGCTCTTCCAAAAAATTATATACAACCAAAATGCTCAGGTCGAACTGCTTTGTGCAAGGAAGTTTTAAATGATACTTGGGTGTCTTTTCCAAACTGGTCAGAAGATTCAACATTTGTTACCTCCAGAAAAACACAGTTTGAGAAATATATATATCGATGTGAAGATGAAAGGTTTGAACTTGATGTGGTTATAGAAACAAATGCTGCCACTATACGGGTGCTACAAGGAGTGAACAAGAAACTGTCACGAATGTCACCTGAGGAAGCAGCTAAGTTCCATTTGGATGACTGCCTTGGTGGATTTTCACCCACAATTCATCAGAGGGCCATCAGACGAATTTATGGAGACAAAGCAGATGATGTGATAGATGGTCTGAAGAAAAATCCTACTGTGGCAGTGCCAGTTGTTCTTCGTAGACTTAAAGCAAAGGAAGAAGAATGGAGAGAAGCACAGAAAGGCTTTAACAAAATATGgagggaacaaaatgaaaagtaCTACCTAAAATCTCTTGATCATCAAGGGATTAATTTCAAACAAAATGATTTGAAAGTGCTGCGCTCCAAAAGCTTATTTAATGAAATAGAAACCATCTATGAAGAAAGACATGACCAAGCTGATGAAGGTACTGGGGAAGTAGCAACAGGCCCTCATCTTATATTGCAGTATAAAGACAAAAGTATGCTTGATGATGCTGCTAATCTGTTGATTCATCATGTCAAAAGGCAAACTGGCATCCAATCAGAAGACAAACAGCGTGTGAAGCAACTTCTGCGTCAGCTTCTACCTGATATGTTCTTCCATCCTCGCCAAGAGCCCAGTGATGATGAGCaggaagatgatgaagaagatgacCGATGTAAGCCAAATGGTGACAAACCATCAAGCagtaagaaaaataaaatgaaaggttTCCTTCATGCACCAACAGGACCATCTGATGAAGCATACACACTCTTTTTCGCCAATGGCAACTGGTATCTTTTTCTGAGACTTCATCACATACTGTGTGAACGTCTCACTAAAATATATGATCAGGCAGTCATTTTGGCAGCAGAGGAAGCCAAGGAGCGACAGGATCGGAAAGAGTCAACAGCTGTAACATTGCGTCTCAAACCTAAAAGTGAAATTGATGTTGAGGATTATTATCCAACTTTTCTGGATATGGTAAAGAATGTGTTGGATGGCAACATGGACAGTAACGCGTATGAGGACACTTTGAGAGAGATGTTTGGCATCCATGCCTACATAGCTTTTACATTAGATAAAGTTGTAACTTATGCAGTTAGACAGCTGCAGCATATTGTATCAGATTCCACTTGTCAGAAATGTATTGAACTTCTTCGAAATGAAGCCAAACGTGATGGGGCTGGTGGACCCTGCCATACAGCTGCCCAGAGGGCAGCAGCAGAACAAATGTATCAAAGACGTGCAGAAAGATTGATGGGTGATGAGGTGTGCTACAAAGTACTTATTTATAGACGTGACTGCCGAATGACAATTGAGCTCCTTGACAATGATACAGAAGAACCGGATCCACCTGCAGAAGTAGAAAAATGGTCAACATATATTGAGCGATTTACCAATCCTGGTGGCACTGCAGACCAGATACTGGATGCCACATCGAGAGTGAGATCAAGAAAACCTGTGTTCCTGGCTAGGAATGTACGCTTGTGGAGACAGCATTCGGGTAGCTtggctgagaaaaatagggataaggttAATGAAAAATCAAGTCCGGATGGAGAAGTAGAAACCAGTAAAAGTGACAGGGGAAATACCAAAGAAGGAAAGGGTAAAATAAAACCaaatagttcagatgatgaaaagAGCCCATCTGCTGGAGGCTCAAGAGATAAAGTCCATTATGCAGATAACAGTGGGGAAATTGTTGGTGGTGATGGAATGCAATGTCGGTTTAATATTAATCAGTACAGGAtggtgtttgttgtaaataaagaaaattatttatacaaACGACAGGCTTTGCGCAAGGCTCGTACTTCCCATCAAGCTGTTTCACTTCATTTGAGTGAGAAGTTTCAGAAATGGCTTAACAATTGGGTTGGAAAAAATGTGACAGATCAGCAACATGCGGCTTGTAAGGACTGGTTATTGGGTCGTGGTGACGATGTAGTGTCTAACCAAACTCGCGTTCTGTCTAATAATAATTTGAACATGACACCTTATCACCCTTATAATCGGTATCGTGTGGAATATTTGGAAACATCGGATAAGAAATGA